From Cannabis sativa cultivar Pink pepper isolate KNU-18-1 chromosome 8, ASM2916894v1, whole genome shotgun sequence, a single genomic window includes:
- the LOC133030637 gene encoding uncharacterized protein LOC133030637, producing the protein MSDDQGTGRDNEATTQIDNGDNHIQTPGTGLNTQINRPRNPYEDPSDPYFLHHGDNPGNVLVSQLLTGQDNYIAWCRAMELAILVKNKLGFLNGSIPKPPITDQTLYNAWIRNNNIVISWIINSVSKEISSSILYDESAAAIWNDLRVRFQQRNGAHIYNLKKILMNLKQETQSVSMYFTKLKTVWEQLSNFRRNCTCNGCTCGGVKKLQEHHNMEYIMSFLMGLSDLYSQVRGNILVMDPLPGINRVFHLVSQEENQRGGQIATADPNSNMACLSRRKKPWEIRSFQELRTETW; encoded by the coding sequence ATGTCCGATGATCAAGGAACAGGACGTGACAACGAAGCCACTACCCAAATCGACAATGGTGACAATCATATTCAAACGCCAGGTACGGGACTGAATACTCAAATAAACAGACCTAGAAATCCTTATGAAGATCCATCCGATCCCTATTTTTTGCATCATGGAGACAACCCTGGAAATGTGTTGGTATCCCAATTGCTCACTGGACAGGACAATTACATTGCTTGGTGTCGAGCAATGGAATTGGCCATTTTAGTCAAGAACAAATTGGGGTTCTTGAATGGTTCCATACCCAAACCTCCTATAACTGATCAAACTCTATACAATGCTTGGATTCGGAACAACAATATTGTAATTTCTTGGATAATCAACTCGGTTTCTAAGGAGATTTCCTCTAGTATTCTCTACGACGAGTCAGCTGCTGCAATATGGAATGATCTAAGAGTTAGATTTCAGCAGAGGAATGGTGCTCATATCTACAATCTCAAGAAGATTTTGATGAATCTGAAGCAAGAAACCCAGTCCGTCAGTATGTATTTCACCAAGCTTAAAACAGTGTGGGAGCAATTGTCCAACTTCAGACGTAATTGCACTTGTAATGGCTGTACATGTGGAGGAGTCAAGAAATTACAAGAACACCACAATATGGAGTACATCATGTCCTTTCTTATGGGATTATCTGATCTTTATTCACAAGTGAGAGGTAATATTCTTGTTATGGATCCTTTACCTGGAATTAATAGGGTTTTCCATTTAGTGTCACAGGAAGAGAATCAAAGAGGGGGGCAAATTGCTACTGCCGATCCCAACTCCAACATGGCTTGCCTTTCAAGGAGAAAGAAACCCTGGGAAATCCGAAGCTTCCAAGAACTAAGGACAGAAACGTGGTAG